A stretch of the Myxosarcina sp. GI1 genome encodes the following:
- a CDS encoding alkaline phosphatase family protein has product MKQPVIAIGLDAAEPKLVEQWMSEGHLPNLKQISLQGTYSRLNNTVNYCGIPTEYSTTEPLWATFSTGCRADKLGYWDTVSYNPQNYEIICDVVKSGYDYREYPPFYALGNDYKVAVFDVPVTVLSEGVNGAQILGWGGHYPYTVSDSNPPELFGEIINKYGKNPVLHNDNGLWWQPEYVKWIQQAVDQSIRGHSAIARELLQREAWDLFLMVFGETHTIGHDLYNHSQPDHPLYSHLTKNGTKSDPLLATYQKVDRAIGEIIAEAPHDANIICFAVHGMAANFTDLLSMAVLPELLYRYSFGKPALVSGRLDRTPASITTKPVRNSWPGEIWSQIYEPNPIKKLFRTWTHKKFLTGRKHGLLSPYGLMDYGTEPELAMSWMPAMWYSQLWSTMKVFALPAFTNGHLRINLKGRERDGIVDVSEYESLCNELTEILYRLRDGRTRKSVVKQVVRTRTNPLDTNPKLPDSDLVVLWSEPITDVIDSPDLGRIGPLTHCRAGGHKSQGFLIAKGSNISPGCNLPAAEAVDLAPTILELMGASIPKYMDGKPLFLTSKLTY; this is encoded by the coding sequence ATGAAGCAGCCAGTTATTGCTATTGGTTTGGATGCTGCCGAACCAAAATTAGTCGAACAGTGGATGTCTGAAGGACATTTACCCAATCTCAAACAGATTAGTCTACAAGGAACTTATAGCCGTTTAAATAACACCGTTAACTACTGCGGCATTCCTACCGAATATTCGACAACGGAACCACTATGGGCAACATTTTCGACAGGCTGTCGTGCCGATAAACTCGGCTATTGGGATACAGTTAGTTATAATCCGCAAAATTACGAAATTATTTGCGATGTAGTTAAAAGTGGCTATGACTATCGAGAGTATCCACCTTTTTACGCTTTAGGAAATGATTATAAAGTAGCGGTTTTTGATGTACCAGTAACTGTTTTATCAGAAGGAGTAAACGGAGCGCAAATTTTGGGTTGGGGGGGGCATTATCCCTATACAGTAAGCGATTCCAACCCACCAGAATTGTTTGGCGAAATTATTAATAAATATGGTAAAAATCCCGTTTTACATAATGACAATGGGCTTTGGTGGCAGCCAGAATATGTAAAATGGATTCAACAAGCAGTAGACCAGAGTATTCGGGGACATTCAGCGATCGCTCGCGAATTGCTTCAGCGCGAAGCCTGGGATCTATTTTTAATGGTGTTTGGTGAGACTCACACTATCGGTCACGATCTCTACAACCACAGTCAGCCAGATCATCCTCTCTACAGCCATCTTACTAAAAATGGTACTAAGAGCGATCCTTTACTAGCTACCTATCAAAAAGTCGATCGCGCGATTGGTGAAATTATAGCTGAAGCTCCTCACGATGCTAATATTATCTGCTTTGCCGTTCATGGTATGGCAGCTAACTTTACCGATTTACTGAGCATGGCAGTTTTACCCGAATTGCTCTATCGCTACAGTTTTGGTAAACCCGCACTGGTTTCTGGCAGACTTGACCGAACTCCCGCATCGATAACAACTAAGCCTGTAAGAAATTCTTGGCCTGGAGAAATCTGGAGTCAGATTTACGAACCCAATCCCATCAAAAAACTATTTAGAACCTGGACTCATAAAAAATTCCTTACAGGAAGAAAGCATGGACTTTTATCTCCTTATGGCTTAATGGATTATGGCACAGAACCAGAATTGGCTATGAGCTGGATGCCTGCTATGTGGTATTCGCAGCTTTGGTCGACGATGAAAGTTTTTGCCTTACCAGCATTTACCAACGGACATCTCAGAATCAACCTCAAGGGACGAGAAAGAGATGGTATTGTCGATGTTTCTGAGTATGAATCTCTGTGTAATGAATTAACAGAAATTCTCTATCGCCTACGAGATGGCAGAACGAGAAAATCTGTAGTCAAACAGGTAGTCAGAACTCGCACTAATCCTTTAGATACAAATCCCAAACTACCTGATTCCGATCTTGTCGTACTGTGGAGCGAACCTATTACCGATGTTATTGATAGTCCCGATTTAGGTCGTATCGGACCTTTAACTCATTGCCGAGCAGGAGGACACAAAAGCCAGGGATTTTTAATAGCAAAAGGGTCAAACATCTCGCCTGGTTGTAATTTGCCAGCAGCAGAAGCTGTGGACTTAGCTCCAACGATTTTAGAATTAATGGGAGCTTCAATACCAAAATATATGGATGGCAAACCTTTGTTTTTAACCTCTAAATTAACCTATTAA
- a CDS encoding polysaccharide biosynthesis tyrosine autokinase, which produces MTNIQTDKLAYERANNTERREAIDVNVESYLRKLRRRWLPALGVFLLTIGATAFLSTLLKETYKSEGKILFKQNSIDNLTGLGGETQQLNSLLNNQTPLSTEKLRLVSEPVLQQTIDSLKLEDKEGKPLDIKALKDSLDVEIVGGTDVISISYEHPDPYRAAKVVNTLMDTYIQEQIRSNQADTVNADSFINNQIPKVETKLKNIESNLQQFYEKNQVIDLQEEKRNLVNDLGTLNRQISTTGAELQGTQAQASSLQSQLGLNLKQAIAANQLGSTPTVRSILEQLTTTESQLAQERQRFNDNHPSVQSLLEKKGYLNQQLQQLVTKYVGTKVSEGLLESDRLKENQLEKFINLKIEELSLQTQLSALYNYQKAYLDRAKQLPKLEKTEQELLREVESARKTYETLLGNQQELQLLVNQQTGNAEVIELARVPEEGSTGRMALMIMGVLIGLLLSNLTAVLLEMQDRTLKTIPEIKQKFAYKVLGIIPLDSLKTDLGGIIVREEPDSFTSEIYRMIQANLKFLDLKRQPKVILLTSSVPGEGKSTIAANLAAAMAQLGRRVLVVDGDLRKSSQHQLWQVDNKLGVKDAIAHKTALEELVSRPMKQLDLLTSGVTAPNPLALLDSAEMSELVARARKEYDTIIIDAPPLPVTADVLTLSKLADGILFVTRPGVVEHESAELAQETLNNANIGQKVLGMVINGVKASEFDRYSYHAKYSKNYFDKSTSKSKSSSKIATA; this is translated from the coding sequence ATGACCAATATACAAACAGATAAACTTGCATACGAGCGTGCCAATAATACAGAACGAAGAGAAGCAATTGATGTCAACGTAGAAAGCTATTTACGAAAACTTAGAAGGCGTTGGCTACCGGCTTTGGGAGTATTTTTATTGACGATTGGTGCGACAGCTTTTTTAAGCACTTTATTAAAAGAGACCTATAAATCTGAAGGCAAAATATTATTTAAACAAAATTCTATTGATAACTTAACGGGATTGGGAGGAGAAACGCAGCAATTAAATTCTTTATTAAATAATCAAACACCTTTAAGCACGGAAAAACTGCGGCTAGTTTCCGAGCCAGTTTTGCAGCAAACTATCGATAGTTTAAAACTGGAAGACAAAGAGGGAAAGCCGCTCGATATCAAAGCTCTGAAAGACAGTTTAGATGTAGAGATTGTTGGTGGAACTGACGTAATTTCTATTTCTTACGAGCATCCAGACCCCTACCGAGCTGCTAAAGTAGTCAATACTTTAATGGATACTTATATTCAAGAACAAATTCGCAGCAATCAAGCCGATACAGTCAATGCCGATAGCTTTATTAATAACCAGATTCCCAAAGTTGAAACCAAACTCAAAAATATCGAATCAAACTTACAACAATTTTACGAAAAAAACCAAGTTATCGATCTTCAAGAAGAAAAAAGAAATTTGGTCAACGATCTCGGTACGCTAAACCGTCAGATTTCAACGACTGGAGCGGAGTTACAGGGAACGCAAGCACAAGCATCGAGCTTGCAGAGTCAACTAGGCTTAAATTTGAAACAGGCGATCGCTGCCAATCAATTAGGCAGTACTCCTACCGTGCGCAGTATTCTAGAACAGTTAACCACTACCGAAAGCCAACTGGCACAAGAACGCCAACGATTTAACGACAATCATCCTAGCGTTCAAAGCCTGTTAGAGAAAAAAGGTTATTTAAACCAACAACTTCAGCAGTTGGTTACTAAGTATGTAGGAACAAAAGTTTCTGAAGGCTTATTAGAAAGCGATCGATTAAAAGAAAATCAGTTAGAAAAATTTATCAATTTAAAAATAGAGGAGCTTAGTCTTCAAACCCAACTTTCCGCTTTATACAATTATCAAAAAGCATATTTAGATCGAGCCAAACAGTTGCCAAAACTAGAAAAAACAGAACAAGAGTTGCTACGTGAAGTAGAATCGGCTCGTAAAACCTACGAAACTCTTTTAGGCAATCAGCAAGAACTACAGTTATTAGTCAATCAACAAACTGGTAATGCCGAAGTAATCGAACTTGCTAGAGTTCCAGAAGAAGGTTCTACTGGCAGAATGGCTTTAATGATAATGGGCGTTCTAATAGGACTGTTACTATCAAATTTAACGGCAGTTTTGTTAGAAATGCAGGATCGTACTCTCAAAACAATTCCCGAAATCAAACAGAAGTTTGCTTACAAAGTTTTAGGGATTATTCCTTTAGATTCTTTAAAGACAGATCTTGGTGGAATTATCGTTCGAGAAGAGCCAGACTCTTTTACCAGTGAAATTTACCGTATGATTCAGGCTAACTTAAAATTTCTCGATCTCAAGAGACAACCAAAAGTTATTTTGCTTACCAGTTCCGTTCCAGGAGAGGGAAAATCTACTATTGCAGCAAATCTAGCGGCAGCTATGGCTCAATTAGGTCGTCGGGTACTAGTAGTTGATGGCGATCTAAGGAAGTCTTCTCAACATCAACTGTGGCAAGTAGATAATAAGCTTGGAGTAAAAGATGCGATCGCTCATAAAACTGCTTTAGAAGAATTGGTATCCAGACCGATGAAACAGTTAGATCTGTTAACTTCTGGAGTAACTGCTCCCAATCCTCTAGCACTTTTAGATTCGGCAGAAATGAGCGAATTGGTTGCTAGAGCGAGAAAAGAGTATGACACAATTATCATTGATGCTCCTCCATTGCCAGTAACTGCCGACGTACTCACTCTTAGCAAATTAGCCGACGGTATTTTATTTGTTACTCGTCCTGGTGTAGTCGAACACGAAAGTGCCGAGCTGGCGCAAGAAACTTTGAACAATGCTAATATCGGACAAAAAGTTTTAGGCATGGTAATTAATGGAGTTAAAGCCAGCGAGTTCGATCGCTATTCTTATCATGCCAAGTACAGCAAAAACTATTTTGATAAATCTACATCCAAATCTAAAAGTAGTTCAAAAATAGCAACTGCATAA
- a CDS encoding class I SAM-dependent methyltransferase: MQSTPNIDQFVPDSLTKVAYQGFQESKKVFGFAHKLVSDRLTDTFVPERYHKSQPLSPQILEKLQQRLKKLEEIDWQEARQGIYPTSLLFDNPWSDFFRYYPEVWLDMFKIWDRLKTREYQQFDAKIDREGYPSYYLQNFHYQTDGYLSDLSANLYDLQVEILFNGSADAMRRRIIAPLKQSLTAFDVPPQQQKILDLACGTGRTLRMIRGALPKAALFGVDLSPAYLRKANQLLSEIPGELPQLLKANAEELPYLDNYFHAVTSVFLFHELPGDVRQQVINEAFRVIQPGGTLVVCDSMQADDSPDFRVMMENFPAIFHEPYYRHYTTDDLQERLTNAGFTEVRVTNHFVSKYWVARKPMASG; encoded by the coding sequence ATGCAATCGACTCCGAACATAGATCAATTTGTCCCCGACTCTTTAACTAAAGTCGCGTACCAAGGCTTTCAAGAAAGTAAGAAAGTTTTTGGTTTTGCTCATAAACTCGTGAGCGATCGCCTGACTGATACCTTTGTACCCGAACGCTACCATAAAAGCCAACCGCTTTCACCTCAAATTTTGGAAAAACTCCAGCAAAGACTAAAAAAGCTAGAAGAAATTGACTGGCAGGAGGCGCGACAGGGAATTTATCCTACCAGCTTGCTATTCGATAATCCTTGGTCGGATTTCTTTCGCTATTATCCCGAAGTATGGTTAGATATGTTCAAAATCTGGGATAGATTAAAAACCAGAGAATATCAGCAATTTGACGCTAAAATCGACCGAGAAGGATATCCTTCCTATTACTTACAAAATTTTCACTATCAAACAGATGGCTATCTTAGCGATTTATCTGCCAATCTTTACGATCTTCAGGTAGAGATTTTGTTTAACGGTTCGGCAGATGCGATGCGTCGGCGAATTATCGCTCCTCTGAAACAAAGTTTGACTGCTTTTGATGTTCCCCCACAACAGCAAAAAATTCTCGATCTTGCTTGTGGTACTGGTCGTACTTTGAGAATGATTCGCGGTGCGTTACCAAAAGCAGCTTTATTTGGAGTCGATTTATCTCCTGCTTATTTACGAAAAGCCAATCAGTTACTTTCAGAAATTCCTGGAGAACTACCGCAGTTGTTAAAGGCTAATGCCGAAGAATTACCTTATTTAGACAATTACTTTCATGCTGTTACTTCGGTGTTCTTATTTCATGAGTTGCCTGGTGATGTTCGCCAGCAGGTAATTAACGAGGCATTTCGGGTGATTCAGCCTGGAGGTACGTTAGTTGTCTGTGATTCTATGCAGGCAGATGATTCTCCCGACTTTAGAGTGATGATGGAAAACTTTCCTGCTATCTTCCACGAACCTTATTACAGACACTACACTACTGACGATTTGCAAGAGCGATTGACAAACGCGGGATTTACTGAGGTTCGAGTCACAAATCATTTTGTTAGTAAGTATTGGGTAGCTCGCAAACCAATGGCATCTGGTTAA
- a CDS encoding mechanosensitive ion channel family protein: protein MRIRFLTGVILVAIALSFILITPVRSQRPFLPQLNWQTLRSLQDREDALISGCVRLDGRCLFKIFDRQANLPHRIQYIEERIREVSRDYFSVDDESKLNVFSETDENRSNIKIAIGDRQPRTIFTLYERDADPRGVLLGERAREIATDIQKGIIKAKEERQKSYLIEKFQIAIGIAVVALLSGLAVFNEQKSQQKAKKRLKSQQNTVFSSVGIHLTQKQKLNIREIKYRLLQCTQIAIWLGGLLLILELFPYTRSARLWIVTLIRIPLRIAVVGFLTYVLIRLSYALIAKINRSFTENYVMNRDSRQRMQLRVATIARLVGGIITVFWVILGFIVAITVIGIDVTPLLAGAGILGLAFSFASQNLIKDALNGFFIILEDQYAVGDIVNIGEFGGQVENLNLRITQLRDAEGRLITIPNSEIKTVANLSSQWSRADVNIPIAYQTEIDRALKLVATVAEEIIADGNWQTKILETPEVLGVDNFGDRGAMVRVWIKTHPSRQWEVAREFRRRIQNTFRQAGISIAVPQRQIWWENSAAKIHDNNNNM from the coding sequence ATGAGAATTCGCTTTTTAACGGGAGTAATTTTAGTGGCGATCGCCTTGAGTTTCATCCTAATTACACCAGTGCGATCGCAACGACCTTTTTTACCCCAACTTAATTGGCAGACTTTGAGATCGCTCCAGGATCGAGAAGATGCTTTGATTTCAGGTTGCGTACGCCTCGACGGACGTTGTCTGTTTAAAATTTTCGACCGTCAGGCTAATTTACCCCATCGTATTCAATATATAGAGGAACGTATAAGAGAAGTCAGTCGAGATTATTTTAGCGTTGATGATGAGAGCAAACTGAATGTATTTTCAGAAACCGACGAAAATCGCTCCAATATCAAGATCGCTATTGGCGATCGCCAACCGAGAACGATTTTTACATTATACGAGCGCGATGCCGATCCCAGGGGAGTATTACTAGGGGAACGAGCCAGAGAAATTGCCACCGATATCCAAAAGGGAATTATCAAAGCTAAAGAAGAAAGGCAGAAATCGTATCTAATCGAAAAATTTCAGATTGCTATTGGCATTGCAGTTGTGGCTTTATTAAGTGGTTTGGCGGTCTTTAACGAACAAAAAAGTCAGCAAAAAGCTAAAAAAAGGCTAAAATCTCAGCAAAATACCGTTTTTTCTTCCGTAGGAATTCATCTAACTCAAAAACAAAAACTCAATATCCGAGAAATAAAATACCGTCTGTTGCAGTGTACGCAAATAGCTATTTGGCTGGGAGGGTTGTTATTAATTTTAGAATTATTTCCCTACACCCGTTCGGCTCGCTTGTGGATAGTTACTTTAATACGTATTCCTCTCAGAATTGCTGTTGTCGGGTTTCTGACTTATGTTTTGATTCGTCTGAGTTACGCACTGATTGCCAAAATCAACCGTAGCTTTACTGAAAACTATGTAATGAATCGAGATAGTCGCCAGCGTATGCAGTTACGAGTTGCGACAATTGCTCGCTTGGTTGGCGGTATTATTACGGTTTTTTGGGTAATCTTGGGATTTATTGTCGCCATTACCGTTATTGGTATTGACGTGACTCCTTTACTGGCTGGTGCGGGAATTTTGGGTTTGGCATTTTCCTTTGCTTCGCAAAACTTGATTAAAGATGCTCTAAATGGTTTTTTTATTATTCTGGAAGATCAGTATGCCGTCGGCGATATAGTTAATATTGGCGAGTTCGGCGGTCAAGTGGAAAATCTCAATTTAAGAATTACTCAGCTTAGAGATGCCGAAGGGAGATTAATTACCATACCCAATAGCGAAATCAAAACTGTTGCCAATTTATCCAGTCAGTGGTCGAGAGCCGATGTTAATATTCCGATTGCCTATCAAACTGAAATCGATCGCGCTTTAAAGTTAGTTGCTACGGTAGCAGAAGAAATAATCGCAGATGGCAATTGGCAAACCAAAATTTTGGAAACTCCCGAAGTATTAGGTGTAGATAATTTTGGCGATCGCGGCGCGATGGTTCGCGTCTGGATTAAAACCCATCCTTCCAGGCAATGGGAGGTAGCACGCGAGTTTCGTCGTCGCATTCAAAATACTTTTCGACAGGCTGGTATTTCTATTGCCGTACCCCAGCGTCAAATTTGGTGGGAAAATTCAGCCGCAAAAATTCACGACAACAATAACAATATGTAG
- a CDS encoding DUF6825 family protein — translation MSNTVTNAFFFGRALAEVLSEKLEDSFANAMSELGKFDAQQRENLREFIEEVELRAENIAANSPGTTDVSNVSSDRPVTNSNSDLYSGDLQAMLDKLRAEIASVRAELKQHRDVA, via the coding sequence ATGAGCAATACGGTCACTAACGCCTTTTTTTTTGGCAGAGCTTTAGCTGAAGTTTTGAGTGAAAAGCTAGAAGATTCATTTGCCAACGCTATGAGCGAACTTGGTAAGTTTGATGCCCAACAGCGAGAAAATCTCAGAGAGTTTATTGAAGAAGTAGAATTACGCGCCGAAAACATAGCGGCGAATTCACCTGGCACTACCGATGTCAGCAACGTTAGTAGCGATCGCCCCGTTACTAACTCCAATAGCGATCTCTATTCAGGAGACCTGCAAGCTATGCTCGATAAACTGAGAGCCGAAATTGCCAGCGTCAGAGCGGAATTAAAACAACATCGTGATGTCGCCTAA
- a CDS encoding ABC1 kinase family protein, which translates to MDTQFYEKQPNKPIVKSQKSYRWNKRKYSPLRRRIDIWLFVLSFLFRFWRSNQKWTYPGGFTPEKLSARRKVQANWIRESFLQLGPTFIKVGQLFSTRADLFPIEYVEELSKLQDRVPAFAYEQVTEIVEADLGKPIVKLFLNFDPTPLAAASLGQVHKAKLHGGEEVVVKVQRPGLKQLFTVDLAILKQITRYFHHHPEWGRGRDWLGIYEECCRILWEETDYLNEGRNADTFRRNFRHADWVKVPRVHWRYTSPKVLTLEYLPGIKISHYEAIEAAGLDRKVLARLGAKAYLQQLLHSGFFHADPHPGNIAVNPEGALIFYDFGMMGQIKNNIREKLLDTLFGIAQKDGDLVVQSLIEVGALAPTGDMTPVRRSVQFMLDNFMDKPFEQQSVDAISEDLYQIAYGQPFRFPATFTFVMRAFSTLEGVGKGLDPEFNFMEVAQPYAMQLMTNTNGDGNTIFDELGKQAARVGSTALGLPRRIDDTIDKLERGDLRLRVRSIESERVLRRLGAVQLCTNYALLFGALIVSATLLLIGEYEPLAIIAAILALIPGWAWLRLVKRLDRIDRMF; encoded by the coding sequence ATCGATACTCAATTCTACGAAAAACAGCCCAATAAACCAATAGTCAAATCTCAAAAATCCTATCGTTGGAATAAGCGAAAATATTCTCCCCTTCGCCGCAGGATAGATATTTGGCTGTTTGTGCTGTCTTTTTTGTTTAGATTTTGGCGCAGCAATCAAAAATGGACTTATCCAGGTGGCTTTACTCCAGAAAAACTCTCAGCAAGAAGAAAAGTGCAGGCAAACTGGATTCGCGAGAGTTTTTTACAATTAGGACCTACGTTTATCAAAGTCGGACAGCTTTTTTCAACTCGCGCCGATTTATTTCCTATTGAGTACGTAGAAGAACTTTCCAAATTACAAGACCGGGTTCCAGCTTTTGCCTACGAACAAGTTACAGAAATTGTCGAAGCAGACTTGGGCAAACCAATCGTTAAATTGTTTCTCAACTTCGATCCTACACCCCTGGCAGCAGCGAGTTTGGGACAGGTGCACAAAGCTAAATTGCACGGTGGCGAAGAAGTAGTAGTTAAGGTGCAAAGACCTGGTTTAAAACAACTTTTTACCGTAGATCTAGCAATTTTAAAGCAGATTACACGCTATTTTCACCATCATCCCGAATGGGGTAGAGGTAGAGACTGGCTGGGAATATATGAAGAGTGCTGTCGCATTCTTTGGGAAGAAACCGACTACTTAAATGAAGGACGCAATGCCGATACGTTTCGCCGTAACTTTCGCCATGCAGACTGGGTCAAAGTTCCGCGAGTACATTGGAGATACACTTCACCAAAAGTTCTGACTTTGGAATATTTGCCAGGAATTAAAATTAGCCATTATGAGGCAATTGAAGCGGCAGGTTTAGACCGCAAAGTACTAGCGAGATTGGGAGCAAAAGCTTATTTACAGCAACTACTTCATAGTGGTTTTTTTCATGCCGATCCCCACCCTGGTAATATTGCAGTCAATCCCGAAGGCGCGCTGATTTTTTACGATTTTGGCATGATGGGGCAAATTAAAAACAATATTCGCGAGAAGTTGCTCGATACCTTGTTTGGTATTGCCCAGAAAGATGGCGACTTAGTAGTTCAATCGCTAATTGAAGTTGGGGCATTAGCTCCAACTGGCGATATGACTCCCGTACGGCGATCGGTGCAATTTATGCTGGATAATTTTATGGATAAGCCATTTGAGCAGCAGTCCGTAGATGCAATTAGCGAAGATCTCTACCAAATTGCTTACGGACAACCCTTTCGCTTTCCAGCAACTTTTACCTTTGTAATGCGAGCATTTTCGACTTTAGAAGGAGTAGGTAAAGGTTTAGATCCTGAATTTAATTTTATGGAAGTAGCTCAACCTTATGCAATGCAGCTTATGACTAATACTAATGGTGACGGCAATACTATATTTGACGAGTTAGGCAAACAGGCGGCTCGCGTGGGCAGTACGGCTTTGGGATTACCCAGAAGAATTGACGATACTATAGATAAGTTAGAACGAGGAGACTTAAGACTCCGCGTTCGTTCTATAGAGTCAGAACGAGTATTACGACGCTTGGGTGCAGTTCAACTATGTACTAACTATGCTTTGTTGTTTGGAGCCTTGATTGTATCGGCAACTTTACTTTTGATTGGTGAATACGAGCCACTTGCAATAATCGCTGCTATATTAGCATTAATACCTGGTTGGGCTTGGCTAAGACTAGTCAAGCGTCTCGATCGCATCGACCGCATGTTTTAG
- a CDS encoding Stp1/IreP family PP2C-type Ser/Thr phosphatase, whose product MKRHFTGLTDTGIVRTVNQDNYHIDDLGRFCIVADGMGGHAGGQEASKIATEEIKAFLAANWDSTVSSEVLLKEAIEKANQEILADQQQHPERGDMGTTVVVSIFRQEKAWCAHVGDSRLYRWRDSCIEQITEDHTWVGLALKAGEINKEQAKFHPWRHVLSQCLGRKDLHRIDIREIDLKSGDRLLICSDGLTEEVPDDKIESYLSQKISSEAAVKELIAAAKQAGGSDNITAILVAQE is encoded by the coding sequence ATGAAACGTCACTTTACAGGTCTTACTGACACGGGGATTGTACGAACGGTCAACCAAGATAACTACCATATAGACGACTTAGGACGTTTTTGTATCGTAGCTGACGGTATGGGAGGGCATGCTGGCGGACAAGAAGCTAGCAAAATTGCTACTGAGGAAATCAAAGCTTTTCTGGCTGCTAACTGGGATTCGACAGTGTCATCTGAAGTGCTGCTAAAAGAAGCCATCGAAAAAGCCAATCAGGAAATTTTAGCCGATCAGCAACAGCATCCCGAACGTGGAGACATGGGCACTACAGTAGTAGTATCTATTTTTCGACAGGAAAAAGCTTGGTGCGCTCATGTAGGAGATTCTCGTCTCTATCGCTGGCGCGACTCGTGTATCGAACAAATTACAGAAGATCACACCTGGGTTGGTTTGGCTCTTAAAGCTGGCGAAATTAATAAGGAACAGGCAAAATTTCATCCCTGGCGACACGTTTTATCTCAGTGTTTGGGACGTAAGGATTTACATCGTATTGACATTAGAGAAATAGATCTAAAATCTGGCGATCGCCTGTTAATTTGTAGCGATGGTCTTACCGAAGAAGTACCCGATGATAAAATTGAAAGCTATTTAAGTCAAAAAATAAGTTCTGAAGCAGCCGTAAAAGAGCTAATTGCTGCTGCTAAGCAAGCAGGTGGTTCTGATAACATTACGGCAATTTTGGTGGCTCAAGAATAA
- a CDS encoding M20 family metallopeptidase has product MLSEIKNLAEAFAPRLLEIRRHIHAHPELSGQEYQTAAYVAGVLSSCGISIREGVGKTGVIGELAGKGADPRTLAIRTDMDALPIEELTELEFASRKPGIMHACGHDVHATIGLGTAMILSQLSEPLPGNTRFLFQPAEEIASGAQWMVKDGAMEGVDAVYGVHVYPSVQARHIGVRYGALTSAADDIEIIIRGESGHGARPHQAIDSIWIAAQIITSLQQAISRTQNPLHPIVLTFGKIEGGTAPNIIADRVRMVGTVRSLHPESHASLPQWIENIATHICATYGAKCEVNYRRGVPSVQNDPTLTQILETASIEAWGNEYVKILPEPSLGAEDFSVYLDRAPGCMFRLGVGHQDRPNYPLHHPKFEIDESAIVTGVVTLAYTACKYWQR; this is encoded by the coding sequence ATGCTCTCTGAAATAAAAAACCTTGCCGAAGCTTTTGCTCCTAGATTATTAGAAATTCGCCGTCACATTCACGCTCATCCAGAACTAAGCGGGCAAGAATATCAAACTGCTGCCTATGTTGCTGGTGTTTTATCTTCTTGTGGAATTTCAATTAGGGAAGGAGTAGGTAAGACAGGAGTAATTGGAGAATTAGCGGGAAAAGGTGCAGACCCCCGAACATTGGCAATCCGTACGGATATGGATGCCTTACCAATAGAGGAACTAACTGAGTTAGAATTTGCTTCCCGCAAACCAGGTATTATGCACGCTTGTGGTCATGATGTTCATGCCACTATAGGTTTGGGAACGGCAATGATTTTATCGCAACTGTCAGAACCACTACCAGGCAATACCCGCTTTTTGTTTCAACCAGCAGAAGAAATTGCTAGTGGAGCGCAGTGGATGGTAAAAGATGGTGCTATGGAAGGTGTAGATGCGGTGTATGGCGTTCATGTGTATCCCTCAGTTCAGGCGCGTCATATAGGAGTTCGCTATGGTGCTTTGACATCGGCTGCTGACGATATAGAAATTATTATTCGAGGAGAATCGGGACACGGAGCGCGTCCACATCAGGCGATCGACTCAATTTGGATTGCCGCGCAGATAATCACCTCATTACAACAGGCAATTAGCAGAACCCAAAATCCCCTACATCCAATCGTGCTGACTTTTGGCAAAATTGAAGGAGGTACTGCACCCAATATTATTGCCGATCGCGTGAGAATGGTTGGTACGGTGCGATCGCTACATCCAGAAAGCCACGCCAGTTTACCTCAGTGGATTGAAAATATTGCTACTCACATCTGCGCTACTTACGGAGCAAAATGCGAAGTAAATTATCGTCGGGGCGTTCCTTCAGTACAAAACGATCCTACCCTGACTCAAATCCTAGAAACCGCCAGTATTGAAGCCTGGGGCAATGAATACGTAAAAATTCTTCCCGAACCGTCTTTAGGCGCAGAAGATTTTTCCGTGTATTTAGATCGCGCTCCTGGCTGTATGTTTCGTTTGGGAGTAGGACATCAAGATCGCCCTAACTATCCCCTGCACCACCCTAAGTTTGAAATTGATGAATCGGCAATTGTTACAGGGGTAGTTACTTTAGCTTACACTGCTTGTAAGTATTGGCAACGGTAA